The Nitrospira sp. SG-bin1 DNA segment TTGCTGATGCTGTTCGGTCCGCCGAACGCGATGCCTCGGAAGGTATGCTCCGGTCCGCGCAAGGTTTGGTAATGTCCTGGCGAGTCGATACGCGAAAAAATCTTGATGGTCCCATCATCGGTCCAGCCTTTGCGCTGCCAATAGCCCTTATAGTCGCCGGGATACACTTCGATCTCGACGATCCATTTCACGTTTTTGATGCCGTAGAGACCCGGCACCAGGAGGCGGAGCGGAAAGCCATGCTCTTTGGGCAGTTTCTCGCCGTTCATAAGAAACGCCAACATCACATCATCCTGCATCGCGCGGGTGAACGGGATGCTGTCGTCGTAGCCGTCGATCCCACGGAAGACGACATCGCGCGCCATCTCCGTGTCAACGCCGCAGTCGAGGAGCAGCTTCTTGAGCGAGATGCCGCGCCACGTCGCTGTTCCGAGACTATCGCCGCCGGGCAAGGTGTCGATGCACATGAGCGTGGAGATCTGATCATAGGAATCGCGGTTCAAAATGTCGCGCCAGCCAAGTGACATCGGGGTTTGCACCGAGCCTTTGATGTGAAGTTTCCACTGCTCGATATTCAACTCGCGCGATGCCGAGACGGCTCCGTCGGCATAGTTGACGACGTAGAATTTGGAGTTGGGCGTGAAGTAGGTTGTCTCGCGCGGCGGGACGGCGAACATGCGGCCGAACACGCCGCCGACGGCATCGCAGCCGCCGACCGTCCCGGCCAACGTCCCCAATCCTAACGCTTTCAGGAACGCACGACGGCGGATGAAAAATCTATTGTGTGCGTCGATCATTTTTTTGATTATACACCGGGCGGGCTCTTGACTCTTGTGAAATACCTTGTTATCTTCCCGCTTGTTAGTTGGTACTGTGTTCCTGCCTGATGACCGCGCCTGACGGCGAGTCACGGTGCGGTGCCAAAGGGAAACTACCCGAATTTATTTCGAGCGGGTCCCTTGACACGGGGCGATGC contains these protein-coding regions:
- a CDS encoding oxidoreductase, translated to MIDAHNRFFIRRRAFLKALGLGTLAGTVGGCDAVGGVFGRMFAVPPRETTYFTPNSKFYVVNYADGAVSASRELNIEQWKLHIKGSVQTPMSLGWRDILNRDSYDQISTLMCIDTLPGGDSLGTATWRGISLKKLLLDCGVDTEMARDVVFRGIDGYDDSIPFTRAMQDDVMLAFLMNGEKLPKEHGFPLRLLVPGLYGIKNVKWIVEIEVYPGDYKGYWQRKGWTDDGTIKIFSRIDSPGHYQTLRGPEHTFRGIAFGGPNSISKVELSFDAGRTWNECKIEPPMSPYSWVIWTYTWRPPKPGKFQTVVRATDTKGQLQIAEIVRPQPAGASGYHTIIAEVEQI